A region from the Nitrospirota bacterium genome encodes:
- a CDS encoding NAD(P)H-binding protein encodes MDIAILGAPGCVGRHIIQKLLKNSNYKITASYRTEEEIPKDLGHKNLVWKQVNLFDRKSAENFLYKSDILIYLIHSLGVKNFEQLDVKLAQETGQAALNAGIKKIIYLGGIVPENKKASPHLISRMKTGKALASFGIPVAEVRASILLAKCSISFLIVYKLAKRLPVMITPRWLNSLCSPIALEDAAFFIESLIPKEIHGHEIFEIGAETIRYRDLISRCGEAIRATKNIIIPVPFFAIKMSALWIGLITGVPNSIGIALAEGLRSNTIPSRNRFREITGKDPTPINSVLKQLAEQM; translated from the coding sequence ATGGATATCGCGATACTTGGTGCACCAGGATGTGTTGGAAGGCATATTATTCAAAAACTTCTTAAGAACTCAAACTATAAAATTACTGCATCTTACAGAACAGAAGAAGAAATACCTAAAGATTTAGGGCATAAAAACCTCGTATGGAAACAGGTTAATTTATTCGACAGAAAAAGTGCTGAGAATTTTTTATATAAATCTGACATATTGATTTATTTAATACACTCTCTTGGCGTAAAAAATTTTGAACAGCTTGATGTAAAATTAGCTCAGGAAACAGGGCAGGCAGCACTGAATGCTGGAATCAAGAAGATCATCTATCTTGGTGGAATAGTGCCCGAAAATAAAAAAGCTTCTCCACACCTCATAAGCAGGATGAAGACAGGTAAAGCACTTGCATCATTTGGGATACCAGTTGCAGAAGTCCGTGCAAGTATATTACTTGCTAAATGCAGCATTTCTTTCCTGATTGTCTACAAACTCGCAAAACGTCTGCCTGTTATGATAACCCCTCGCTGGTTAAACTCCCTTTGTTCACCGATTGCACTTGAAGATGCAGCATTTTTTATTGAATCATTGATCCCAAAAGAGATTCATGGACATGAAATTTTTGAAATAGGGGCTGAAACTATAAGATACAGAGATCTTATATCAAGATGTGGTGAAGCGATCAGGGCTACTAAAAATATAATTATTCCGGTTCCATTTTTTGCAATAAAGATGTCCGCTTTATGGATAGGCTTAATAACTGGTGTGCCAAATAGTATCGGTATAGCACTTGCAGAAGGGCTCAGAAGTAATACTATACCTTCAAGAAATCGTTTTAGAGAAATTACTGGAAAAGATCCTACTCCAATCAATTCTGTCCTTAAGCAACTTGCTGAGCAAATGTAA
- the pheA gene encoding prephenate dehydratase, which translates to MGELERLRKEIDEIDSKILDLLNKRANIVIEIAEIKRNENAKFYSPERENQILERLTKLNKGPFPNDTLKVIYKEILSASLSLEEPLKVACLGPLATFTHLAALRHFGSSALFVPVESIKGVFDAVVSGEAEYGVVPIENSNEGVITHTLDLFMDYELKVSAEIMLEIVHNLISKSGDRLKIKRVYSNPHAAAQCRRWLGTNLPGIPILESTSTAKAAELVSRDEEAAAIASELAAKVYDLKFIEKNIGDSKYNITRFLVISKDFPPRTGRDKTSIVFSIKDRPGALYDILYPFKKAKINLTKIESRPSKRKAWEYIFFVDMEGHIEDKKLRKAIETVKDNCLYLKILGSYPHGGV; encoded by the coding sequence ATGGGAGAACTTGAGAGATTAAGAAAAGAAATTGATGAGATTGACAGTAAAATACTCGATCTCTTGAATAAAAGGGCGAATATTGTTATTGAAATTGCAGAGATAAAAAGGAATGAAAATGCAAAATTCTATTCTCCTGAACGTGAAAATCAGATATTAGAACGTTTAACTAAACTCAACAAAGGACCTTTTCCAAATGATACCCTTAAAGTTATTTACAAAGAGATACTGTCTGCTTCACTTTCTCTTGAGGAGCCATTGAAAGTTGCATGTCTTGGGCCTTTAGCCACATTTACGCATCTTGCTGCTTTGAGACACTTTGGATCATCTGCTCTGTTTGTGCCTGTTGAAAGCATTAAGGGAGTGTTTGATGCAGTGGTTTCTGGTGAAGCAGAATATGGAGTTGTCCCAATCGAGAATTCAAATGAAGGGGTAATTACACATACACTTGATCTTTTCATGGATTATGAATTAAAAGTGTCAGCCGAAATTATGCTTGAGATAGTTCATAACCTAATTTCAAAAAGTGGGGATAGGTTAAAAATAAAGAGAGTTTATTCAAATCCTCATGCAGCAGCACAATGTAGACGATGGCTTGGGACAAATCTTCCGGGTATCCCTATCCTTGAATCTACCAGCACTGCAAAAGCTGCTGAGCTTGTATCCAGAGATGAGGAGGCAGCAGCAATAGCGAGTGAGCTTGCAGCAAAAGTATATGATCTTAAATTTATTGAAAAAAATATTGGAGACAGTAAATACAATATAACCCGTTTTCTTGTTATCTCTAAAGATTTTCCACCCAGGACAGGGAGAGACAAGACGTCTATTGTATTTTCAATAAAAGATAGACCAGGTGCTCTCTATGATATTCTTTACCCTTTTAAGAAAGCAAAAATTAATCTAACTAAAATCGAGTCAAGACCTTCCAAGAGGAAAGCTTGGGAATATATATTTTTTGTTGATATGGAAGGACACATAGAAGATAAGAAATTGCGTAAGGCAATTGAGACCGTAAAAGACAACTGCCTTTATCTGAAGATTTTAGGTTCCTATCCACATGGCGGAGTTTGA
- a CDS encoding histidinol-phosphate transaminase: protein MIKPSEFITDLKPYVPGKPLEELEREFGIKDSIKLASNENPLGPSPLAFKAVLKHLQNSQGITAFSRYPDGSGYYLKKALCKKLSVNEDEIILGNGSNELIDIVARAFLQPGDEAVMANPSFIVYPMSVKSVGAVPIQIPLKNYTHDLNAMFEAVNPLTKMFFIANPNNPTGTINRKHELDYLMERLPEDILVVIDEAYYEYVTDPEYADSMKHFRDGRDILILRTFSKIYGLAGLRIGYGVARSHIISEMNKIRPPFNTGTISQQAALWALKDDTHIKSSRKVNENGKRYLYRQLEILRVNYVPTEANFIYIILNCDANDIFNKLLKKGVIVRPVGPQEIRVTIGLPDENKRFVKALKEVIG from the coding sequence ATGATAAAACCCTCTGAGTTTATTACAGATTTAAAGCCTTATGTTCCTGGGAAGCCCTTAGAAGAACTTGAGCGGGAATTCGGTATTAAGGATTCCATTAAACTGGCATCAAATGAAAATCCCCTCGGGCCTTCGCCTTTAGCATTTAAAGCTGTTTTAAAACATTTACAGAATTCACAGGGAATTACTGCATTCAGCAGATACCCAGATGGCAGTGGATATTATTTAAAGAAAGCCCTTTGTAAAAAGCTATCAGTGAATGAAGATGAAATTATTCTTGGTAACGGCTCAAATGAATTGATTGATATAGTTGCAAGAGCATTTCTGCAGCCAGGTGATGAAGCAGTAATGGCAAATCCTTCTTTTATTGTTTATCCAATGTCTGTTAAGTCTGTAGGCGCGGTCCCGATACAAATACCTTTAAAGAATTATACCCATGACCTTAATGCTATGTTTGAAGCTGTTAATCCACTGACGAAGATGTTTTTTATTGCAAATCCAAATAACCCAACAGGAACTATAAACAGAAAGCATGAACTTGATTATTTAATGGAACGCCTTCCTGAGGATATTCTTGTTGTTATAGATGAAGCTTACTACGAATATGTTACAGACCCTGAATATGCTGATAGCATGAAACATTTCAGAGACGGAAGGGATATACTCATATTAAGAACATTTTCTAAAATTTATGGACTTGCAGGCCTCAGGATAGGATATGGAGTTGCAAGAAGTCATATTATTTCTGAAATGAATAAGATCAGGCCACCATTCAATACAGGAACAATTTCACAACAAGCAGCTTTATGGGCTCTCAAGGACGATACACATATAAAATCTTCTCGTAAAGTAAATGAAAATGGGAAAAGGTATCTTTACAGACAACTCGAAATCCTTAGGGTAAACTACGTTCCAACTGAGGCAAATTTCATATATATTATTCTAAACTGTGATGCTAATGATATTTTTAATAAATTATTAAAAAAAGGGGTAATTGTCAGACCTGTTGGTCCTCAGGAAATACGGGTAACTATAGGTCTGCCGGATGAAAATAAAAGATTTGTAAAAGCACTAAAAGAAGTCATTGGTTAA
- the aroF gene encoding 3-deoxy-7-phosphoheptulonate synthase gives MDIIVLKPSATDEDLKRIVKKLEHRGLKTNISKGTERTIIGVIGDTSKITEEEENAIRVMHGVEDVMRILKPYKLASRDFKAENTTVTIKGNVIGGKKIQVIAGPCAVENKTMLTSIAEKVKDAGATFIRGGAYKPRTSPYSFQGLGEEGLKYLAYASKKTGLPVVTEVMDPRDIDIILKYADVIQIGARNMQNFRLLLEIGKCKKPVLLKRGLSATIKEWLMAAEYIMSKGNQMVILCERGIRTFESATRNTLDLSAVPVLKQLTHLPVIVDPSHGVGKWSLVAPMAKAAIAVGADGLMIEVHINPEEAMSDGEQSLKPSDFKKLMDELKPIAKAVNREI, from the coding sequence ATGGATATCATTGTTTTAAAACCAAGCGCAACTGATGAAGATTTGAAGCGTATTGTAAAAAAGCTCGAACATCGCGGACTAAAAACAAATATTTCGAAAGGTACTGAAAGAACAATTATTGGTGTCATTGGTGATACTTCAAAAATAACAGAGGAAGAAGAAAATGCGATAAGGGTTATGCATGGTGTTGAAGATGTAATGAGAATATTGAAACCTTACAAACTTGCAAGTAGGGATTTCAAGGCTGAAAATACCACAGTTACTATAAAAGGGAATGTCATCGGTGGGAAAAAGATACAAGTAATCGCAGGTCCATGTGCTGTGGAAAACAAGACTATGCTTACCAGTATTGCAGAAAAGGTGAAAGATGCTGGAGCGACCTTCATCAGAGGAGGTGCATATAAGCCAAGAACTTCTCCATATTCATTTCAGGGACTTGGTGAAGAAGGACTTAAATATCTTGCATATGCCAGCAAAAAGACAGGACTCCCTGTTGTGACTGAAGTAATGGATCCGAGGGATATAGATATTATTTTAAAATATGCTGATGTAATTCAGATTGGAGCAAGAAATATGCAGAATTTCAGACTGCTTCTCGAGATAGGCAAATGCAAAAAGCCAGTTTTACTAAAAAGGGGTCTCTCAGCCACGATTAAAGAATGGTTAATGGCAGCTGAATATATCATGTCAAAAGGGAATCAGATGGTAATCTTATGCGAAAGAGGTATAAGGACTTTTGAGAGTGCAACAAGAAACACACTTGATCTCAGTGCAGTCCCAGTTCTTAAACAGTTGACCCATCTTCCTGTTATTGTTGATCCCAGTCATGGTGTTGGGAAGTGGTCTCTCGTTGCCCCTATGGCAAAGGCTGCAATTGCTGTTGGAGCAGACGGACTTATGATAGAGGTTCATATAAATCCAGAAGAAGCAATGTCAGATGGAGAGCAATCTCTCAAGCCATCTGATTTCAAGAAACTAATGGACGAGTTAAAACCAATTGCGAAAGCAGTAAACAGAGAGATATAG
- a CDS encoding prephenate dehydrogenase/arogenate dehydrogenase family protein: MHFNKVTILGVGLIGASFAQAMRAYNLCSYIVGSGRSLENLQRAKNKKIIDFLEVDPLRACKDSDLIVLATPVGVFIDITKRIRGSLKKGVIVTDVGSVKGKLVRDLETLMPEGVFFVGTHPIAGSDRSGIDSASQDIFKGAKCIVTPTENTKKDILDKVIKIWETFGSYVKIINPEEHDRIYAAVSHLPHLIAYEIVNSVADINSSYLKFSGQGFLDTTRIASSSPELWRDICIFNRDNLLESIEKFQKNLDRVIQYLRVKDSKSLEIDFQKARALREGIGKN, from the coding sequence ATGCATTTTAACAAAGTAACGATATTGGGCGTAGGACTTATAGGAGCTTCTTTTGCTCAGGCAATGAGAGCTTATAACCTTTGTAGTTATATTGTAGGAAGTGGACGGAGTCTGGAAAATTTACAGAGAGCAAAAAATAAAAAGATCATAGATTTTCTTGAAGTTGATCCTCTTAGGGCTTGCAAGGATTCAGATTTAATAGTTCTGGCTACGCCTGTAGGAGTTTTTATTGATATAACGAAGAGAATTCGGGGTTCTCTTAAGAAAGGTGTGATAGTAACAGATGTCGGTAGTGTAAAAGGGAAGCTTGTGCGGGATCTGGAAACACTTATGCCTGAAGGTGTATTTTTTGTAGGAACACATCCAATTGCAGGAAGTGACCGGTCAGGCATTGACTCCGCTTCACAAGATATATTTAAGGGTGCTAAGTGTATTGTGACACCTACAGAAAATACTAAAAAAGACATCCTTGATAAGGTTATCAAGATATGGGAAACCTTTGGCTCTTATGTAAAAATAATCAATCCAGAAGAGCATGACAGGATATATGCAGCGGTGAGTCATCTTCCACATCTTATTGCATATGAGATTGTGAATTCCGTAGCTGATATTAATAGTTCATATCTAAAATTTTCAGGACAGGGTTTTTTGGATACAACAAGAATTGCTTCCAGTTCTCCTGAACTATGGCGTGACATCTGTATTTTCAACAGAGATAACCTCCTTGAATCTATCGAGAAGTTTCAAAAGAATCTCGATAGAGTTATTCAGTATCTCAGGGTCAAAGATTCCAAATCCCTCGAGATAGATTTTCAAAAGGCCCGAGCGCTGAGGGAAGGTATTGGAAAGAATTGA
- the aroA gene encoding 3-phosphoshikimate 1-carboxyvinyltransferase, with protein sequence MERIELHKARWLKGEFAPPPDKSISHRAIIFSSLARGKSIIKNILRAHDPESTMNAVRALGVEITEINLQNHSSFFLAINGRGLYGLKEPLDVIDCGNSGTTIRMISGILSGNPFFSVLSGDESLRKRPMGRIIIPLKKMGANITARDDNRFPPIAIKGGKLNPIIYHTPVASAQIKSALLLAGLYTDGETKIIEPARSRDHTERMLPAFGAQIKIDGLSVCIKGGTELKSLEMEVPGDFSSAAFFIVGALLIKDSDITIQNVGINPTRTGLLNVLKDMGADIKVQNVRDLCGEPVADIQCKGGVELKAIEIKGEQIPSLIDEFPIICVAAAKASGTTTIRGAEELRVKESDRIKSMTTELRKMGVDIEEFKDGLSINGKEVLKGNSLESYGDHRIAMALSIAALVADGTTTINGVSSINISFPGFFELLRRLTS encoded by the coding sequence TTGGAAAGAATTGAATTGCATAAGGCAAGGTGGTTAAAAGGAGAATTTGCTCCACCCCCTGATAAATCAATATCCCATAGAGCAATAATCTTTTCTTCATTAGCAAGAGGTAAGAGCATTATCAAAAACATTCTAAGGGCGCATGACCCTGAAAGCACCATGAATGCTGTCAGAGCATTAGGAGTAGAAATAACAGAAATTAACCTTCAAAACCACTCTTCCTTTTTTTTAGCAATTAATGGTAGAGGACTATATGGTCTTAAAGAACCACTTGATGTGATTGACTGTGGAAATTCAGGAACAACAATAAGAATGATTTCAGGAATTCTTTCAGGGAATCCATTTTTTTCCGTACTTTCAGGAGATGAATCTCTGAGGAAAAGGCCTATGGGCAGGATAATTATCCCTTTGAAAAAAATGGGTGCAAATATAACTGCTCGTGATGATAATAGATTTCCACCTATAGCGATTAAAGGAGGAAAGTTGAACCCTATTATATATCATACTCCAGTTGCCAGTGCTCAGATAAAATCAGCTTTACTCCTTGCGGGTCTTTATACAGATGGTGAAACGAAGATTATAGAACCTGCACGCTCAAGAGATCATACAGAGAGGATGCTACCTGCCTTTGGTGCTCAAATAAAGATTGATGGACTAAGTGTATGTATCAAAGGAGGCACTGAATTAAAGAGCTTAGAAATGGAGGTTCCTGGAGATTTTTCTTCTGCTGCTTTTTTCATAGTAGGTGCACTACTCATTAAAGACTCTGATATAACCATTCAGAATGTTGGCATCAATCCTACAAGAACAGGACTTCTGAATGTTTTGAAGGATATGGGAGCAGATATAAAAGTTCAGAATGTGAGAGATTTATGTGGTGAACCGGTTGCTGACATCCAGTGCAAAGGTGGAGTTGAGTTGAAAGCAATAGAAATAAAAGGAGAACAAATCCCATCTTTGATTGACGAGTTCCCGATAATCTGTGTTGCAGCAGCAAAAGCCTCTGGGACAACAACCATTCGTGGTGCAGAAGAACTCAGGGTTAAAGAATCAGACCGTATTAAGAGTATGACAACAGAACTGAGAAAGATGGGGGTTGATATTGAAGAATTTAAGGATGGTTTGAGCATTAATGGGAAAGAAGTTCTTAAAGGAAACTCTCTCGAGAGTTACGGAGACCACAGGATTGCAATGGCTTTGTCAATAGCAGCTCTTGTTGCTGATGGGACAACAACTATAAATGGTGTTTCATCTATAAATATATCATTCCCGGGTTTTTTTGAGCTACTGAGGAGATTGACAAGTTAA
- a CDS encoding (d)CMP kinase: MHKVIAIDGPSGAGKTTIAKLIAEKLRFEYLDTGALYRAVAVALRNNGIVQSDSDDKIKDVLSTISINFKDGKVYVNNKDITGDIRSTEVDHYSSVFSARKIVREYLLDVQRNAALKNALVVEGRDTTTVVFPDAKKKIFLDASVEERAKRRCKQYREKGIDINIEESLKSIIDRDMRDANRDIAPLKIAADALVIDSSDLSVEQVLEKIFEYIKIDL, translated from the coding sequence ATGCATAAAGTTATCGCAATAGATGGCCCTTCTGGTGCAGGCAAGACTACCATAGCGAAACTTATTGCAGAGAAGCTTAGATTTGAATATCTCGATACTGGTGCTTTGTATAGAGCGGTAGCAGTAGCACTGAGAAATAATGGTATTGTTCAATCAGATTCTGACGATAAAATTAAAGATGTACTTTCCACTATTTCAATAAACTTTAAAGACGGAAAGGTATACGTGAATAATAAAGATATTACAGGAGATATAAGGTCTACAGAAGTTGACCATTATTCTTCTGTATTCTCAGCGAGGAAGATTGTTCGAGAATATTTACTTGATGTACAAAGAAATGCAGCCTTAAAGAATGCTCTTGTAGTTGAGGGGAGAGATACAACAACGGTTGTATTCCCGGATGCAAAAAAAAAGATTTTTCTGGATGCATCTGTAGAGGAGAGGGCTAAAAGGCGTTGCAAACAATATAGAGAAAAAGGCATTGATATTAACATTGAAGAGTCTCTAAAAAGTATAATAGATAGAGACATGAGGGATGCAAACAGGGATATAGCACCTCTTAAGATTGCAGCAGATGCTCTCGTGATAGATTCTTCGGATTTATCGGTAGAGCAGGTTTTAGAAAAAATTTTTGAATATATAAAAATTGACCTTTGA
- a CDS encoding 1-acyl-sn-glycerol-3-phosphate acyltransferase → MISFLYNFFKIILYIFFRVIYRLKVIGSEKIPIKGGVIIAANHVSYLDPPVIGVALKRQAVFMAREGLFKIPLLGLFIRAFSIPIKREKPQPSTIKEVIKRLKNGEVIVIFPEGGRRSDGNIADIKRGIGVITQLAKVPIVPTYLNGTDKALPVGAKFLRLAKITVTFGHPIKIDKKDEENDRQFQERTGITITKAIKQLKDNVKPI, encoded by the coding sequence TTGATTTCTTTTTTATATAATTTTTTTAAGATAATCTTATATATATTTTTTAGGGTAATTTACAGACTTAAGGTTATTGGTTCTGAAAAAATTCCGATAAAAGGGGGGGTGATTATTGCAGCGAATCACGTGAGTTATCTTGATCCGCCTGTTATTGGGGTAGCTTTAAAAAGACAGGCAGTTTTTATGGCAAGGGAAGGGCTTTTTAAGATTCCATTGCTTGGTTTATTCATAAGAGCTTTCTCTATCCCGATAAAAAGAGAGAAACCACAACCTTCGACTATTAAAGAGGTGATTAAAAGGCTTAAAAATGGAGAAGTTATTGTTATATTTCCTGAGGGAGGGCGGCGCAGCGATGGTAACATAGCAGATATAAAGAGAGGTATAGGCGTTATTACTCAATTAGCGAAAGTCCCTATTGTCCCAACATATTTGAACGGGACAGATAAAGCTCTTCCTGTTGGCGCGAAATTTTTGAGACTGGCAAAGATAACAGTGACATTCGGGCATCCTATAAAGATTGATAAAAAGGATGAAGAAAATGACAGGCAATTTCAGGAGCGAACAGGAATAACCATAACAAAAGCTATAAAGCAGCTAAAGGATAATGTAAAGCCAATATAA
- the ispH gene encoding 4-hydroxy-3-methylbut-2-enyl diphosphate reductase — translation MKIFIAKTAGFCFGVKRAIDIAFHIAREKRKGIYTLGPIIHNPQVVDMLKEKGIFPLCDIKELKSCKDIKALIIRTHGIPLSHSQEISSMGYEIIDATCPFVKKAQYYAKLLRDEGYQVVILGEKNHPEVQSLLSYAYDNAIVVDGKSAIPKLKRKIGIIVQTTQPIDGLKKILNDAIEHTKEIKVYNTICNSTALRLKETERMAGRVNVMIVVGGKNSANTTQLAKLCNSLSVPTYHVETASEIKEEWLKGASKLGITAGASTPNWIIQEVEKRIRDIGG, via the coding sequence ATGAAAATATTTATTGCAAAAACAGCAGGATTCTGTTTTGGTGTTAAAAGAGCGATTGATATAGCTTTCCATATAGCAAGAGAGAAGAGAAAAGGAATATATACGCTCGGGCCGATAATTCATAATCCTCAGGTTGTGGATATGCTCAAAGAGAAAGGCATTTTCCCACTTTGTGACATAAAAGAATTGAAGTCTTGTAAAGATATTAAAGCTTTAATCATAAGAACGCATGGAATCCCACTTTCCCATTCTCAGGAGATATCCTCAATGGGATATGAAATAATAGATGCAACCTGCCCATTTGTAAAAAAGGCTCAATATTATGCTAAACTCCTCAGGGATGAAGGATACCAGGTTGTAATTCTTGGAGAGAAAAATCATCCAGAGGTTCAAAGTCTTTTGAGTTATGCTTATGATAATGCTATTGTAGTTGATGGGAAATCAGCCATCCCAAAGTTAAAAAGAAAAATAGGTATTATTGTACAGACCACACAACCAATTGATGGGTTGAAAAAAATTTTAAATGATGCTATTGAACACACAAAAGAGATAAAAGTATATAATACTATATGTAACTCTACAGCTCTTCGGTTGAAAGAGACTGAAAGAATGGCTGGTAGAGTTAATGTCATGATTGTTGTAGGAGGGAAAAATAGCGCTAATACTACCCAGCTTGCAAAACTCTGTAATTCTCTCTCTGTCCCAACTTACCATGTAGAAACAGCTTCTGAAATAAAGGAAGAATGGTTAAAGGGAGCATCAAAGTTAGGAATAACAGCCGGGGCATCAACCCCGAATTGGATTATACAAGAAGTAGAAAAAAGAATTAGAGATATAGGAGGTTAA
- a CDS encoding 30S ribosomal protein S1 produces the protein MESKNKELEKLYAETFHSIQEGMILKGKILALKQEGVIIDIGYKSEGIVPIHEFSDEEVAKLKPGNNIEVFVEELRDSDGTITLSKERAAKIKVWETLEAALRDGRTVEGKITGKTKGGFSVDICGVSAFLPGSQADIKPIKDAESLIGKKANFKVLRLNNKLSNVIVSRRVILEKELEQKKVETIGKLKEGNLIEGIVKNITDYGVFVDLGGIDGLLHISDISWGRINHPAEFFNIGDKIEVMVLKYDSENEKVTLGYKQKKPDPWTVVDEKYSIGKIIKGKVVSITDYGAFIEIEEGLEGLVHISEMDWGSRPKHPSKYLYVGEKVEAIVLKVDKEERRLSLSIKQARPSPWELILQRYKVGQRVSGKVKTITEFGVFVGLPEGIDALIHISDLSWTKHIKHPSEILKKGQKVDAIVLSIEPESERMALGLKQIMPDPWLSEIPEKFKLGNECEGKVLMITDFGIFVELEGGVEGLIYSSEIVKTSGKTEESLKPGDKVDVRIIKVDCQERKIGLSMKNLKRNRE, from the coding sequence GTGGAATCCAAAAACAAAGAACTTGAAAAACTTTATGCTGAGACCTTTCACAGCATACAAGAAGGAATGATACTTAAAGGGAAAATACTGGCATTGAAGCAGGAGGGAGTAATTATTGACATTGGATATAAATCAGAGGGCATTGTCCCGATTCACGAGTTTTCTGATGAAGAAGTTGCAAAGCTTAAGCCTGGTAATAATATTGAAGTATTCGTGGAAGAATTAAGAGATTCAGATGGGACCATAACTCTTTCGAAGGAGCGCGCTGCGAAAATTAAGGTATGGGAGACACTTGAGGCTGCGCTTCGTGATGGTAGAACTGTGGAAGGAAAGATTACCGGAAAGACAAAAGGGGGGTTTTCCGTAGATATATGTGGTGTTAGTGCATTTCTACCTGGATCTCAGGCAGACATAAAGCCGATTAAAGACGCTGAAAGCCTTATTGGGAAAAAGGCAAACTTTAAGGTTTTGAGGCTTAACAATAAGCTTTCCAACGTTATTGTATCAAGAAGGGTAATTCTCGAAAAGGAACTTGAGCAGAAGAAGGTTGAAACTATAGGAAAGCTAAAAGAAGGGAATCTCATAGAAGGAATTGTTAAGAATATTACTGACTATGGGGTTTTTGTTGACCTCGGAGGTATAGACGGACTGCTTCATATTTCAGATATTTCTTGGGGCAGAATAAATCATCCGGCTGAATTTTTTAATATTGGAGATAAAATCGAAGTGATGGTTTTAAAATATGATTCAGAAAATGAGAAGGTTACTTTAGGCTATAAGCAGAAAAAACCAGATCCCTGGACAGTTGTGGATGAGAAATACTCAATTGGAAAGATTATTAAAGGAAAAGTAGTAAGCATAACTGATTATGGAGCCTTTATTGAAATAGAGGAGGGGCTGGAGGGACTTGTGCATATATCAGAGATGGATTGGGGTTCAAGGCCGAAACATCCATCTAAATATTTATATGTTGGAGAAAAAGTAGAAGCAATTGTATTGAAAGTGGATAAAGAAGAAAGAAGACTTTCTCTGAGTATAAAGCAGGCGAGGCCAAGCCCTTGGGAACTTATATTACAGCGTTATAAAGTTGGCCAGCGGGTTTCTGGTAAGGTCAAGACAATTACCGAGTTTGGTGTATTTGTTGGATTACCTGAGGGAATTGATGCTTTGATTCATATATCAGATCTTTCCTGGACTAAACATATAAAACATCCTTCAGAGATTCTTAAAAAAGGACAAAAAGTTGATGCAATCGTTCTTAGCATAGAACCTGAATCAGAGAGAATGGCACTCGGCTTAAAACAAATTATGCCTGATCCATGGCTTAGTGAAATCCCAGAAAAATTCAAGCTTGGTAATGAATGTGAAGGCAAGGTATTAATGATTACTGATTTTGGCATATTTGTTGAACTTGAGGGTGGAGTGGAAGGTCTCATATATTCCTCTGAGATAGTTAAAACCTCAGGTAAGACAGAAGAATCTTTGAAACCAGGAGATAAAGTAGATGTACGAATCATAAAGGTTGACTGTCAGGAGAGAAAAATTGGTTTGAGCATGAAAAACTTGAAAAGGAACAGGGAATGA